The genomic window TAGTGacaataaaaaaaggaagattttttatttttccataataGATATATGAGTGAAAAATAAGTTATCTAAGGGTTGatctatttcactttttttttcattatgacAAGAATTATTTGAGTATATTAATGATTAAGGTTATAATTAATGCATatcaaatgagaaaaaaaataattatgataagAATATTTGAAGTGTGTGATTAATGAAAGTTGAAACCAGTAGATATAAAATGAGATTTGTTGTTAAAGGATTTACATGATGAATGCATAGAGTAGACTACAAAGAAACGTTTTTTGTAGTAgcaaaaataaacattttttcgAGTTTTCTTAGGGTGGCATAAAAACCACTACAAGAAATTATGACATTAAAGATAAgctatttcattttcaaaactatAGATATGTCATCCAATATAGTAGGAgacaaaatattcaaatttgttaggaaaattattttatgacaaaacaaaattgtgGCCAAATATATTCTTCGACAAAAATTTTTGTGACCTAAAGTCATAACTTTTGTTGTGAAATAAATTAGCAAACATGATGTTTAACTATTTTGGAGATGTAAGAATTCATTAGGAGACAAAATTAGTTTGTCCATAAAGGTTTCTTTACACATTAGGAAGTGAAAGTTTTTTTGTCTCAAAATGTTGACACATAATTTGGGCAACAAAATGATTTCAtttcaaaaagttttattttttattttttatttatttttacatagggaaacaaaatatttttgttcaaaaaatatTGACACAAATGATTTTGTCTCAaaaggttattttattttatttttattttatttacataaggaGACAAAATATTGACACATAatttaggaaacaaaataattatgtatCTAAATGTTTTTCCTCTAATTTGGAGACAAAATAATTCATCCCTAAAGGTTGATAAAGTTTGGGtagcaaaattatttttgtcattCTTTGCACACATTTAtagatgaaatatttttgttcttggatatatatatattttttaataatcttGTTAATACCtatataaatttctataaaCCTATAAgatattcaacaatttttttaatatgatgaCATTGTATAAATCAAGCAatcaaataacatataaaaattaagtacaTACAACACTTCTTCTATCAatataaagtaaataataattgaaagtaATGTTACTTGAACACtatctaaaaattttataaaacaaaaatatccaatagAAAGTATTGATTTGTATCTTAAGTACTAAATCACATCATGGGATAAACCCAATGGTGGTGGAAGTGGTGCTAAGGAGAAATCATATGTGATGTAACATTATTGATAATTACTTCAAATGGGCATTATAAGTGTGTGTTTGCAAGGAGatttaaaatgagtaaatacCATTCTTCAAACAACAAATCATCAAAGAgttgaatttattttacttagtATGATCATACAAATGAAGACTTAGATTAAAATTATGCATAATATTGAATTTATGATCATATAAATGAAGATTTAGATTAAAATTATGCATAATATAGaattgaaaaatgattcaaatttaTGGCCCATGCAGGTCTCAAACCTGCCACCTTCGTGTTGTTAGCATGAtgctctaaccaactgagctaaTAGGCCAATTGAAATGTATATTGTTTGACTATTTAAACAATTAAACATAGTAAATATTGTgcatattttaacaaaattgttTCCTCCTCCATGTAGCAATAGTTGGAACTCACAACAAAATGATTGTTGAGATatcaaaaaaatggaaaagattgGGGTGATGTGATCAACGATGATTCAGGTGTTTGGATGAAacagaaaatcaaagaaataatgTTGAAAGTTAGATTTCCATGGTTGAATCATCTAATTGTTAAACTAATTGACTAAAAAACActttgaaaatgtcaaaatcAAGTGTGATAAAaaaccaatttgaaaatacTAAGTTTATAGTCTTCTTGAGTTCTTAGAATCTAATTTAgtttgttaaattatttttaattcatttcttTCAATGCTTGCAAATAAATTCATTGTTAAAAGACTAAGTGTAGGAAAACCCAAAATTAAAGATGAACCTAAGCCTTTGAAGTATCAATAAAGATCCTCCACATCTCCATCAAAGCAATGTAAAGaacaaaatccaaaaaagaGATTTAACCTTTGATTCCATGCAAGGCATAAACAATATTTGTACTCTTCAACTCATTACATCATTGTTAGGACAGAggccttaaaagcatgacatgatgtaacattCTTAGAATacattattttacttttatctatccttaatctatgcattatactttatgagcatttttCCTTAGCATCTCTTGCATtttacatgacttgggtgcattaaaaGTTAgatagaagatccaagtcacaGGTTCtttgcaagtagatgatttgttcacaaccaATTCgtggacttaggcaatccattagaggttgtaatgtaccacctcctaattggagggatgattggTCTTAACCATCGAGATGaggttcccatggtgagtgcactagtatgtatggttacacattggataggatcTATGATGAGTCATGATATAaagctatcaagtagtcatgactttaccAAGCTGCTATATTGTATAGTGTCTTAGCCTTGAGAGGATTGTGCAGAATTTaatagtggctttgacctacgggtgagatcgtaagctgatcatatattccctatgaattgggCCACTATTGATGAAAATCGGTAGCAacaggcaccatgatatctcatgtattttaagaaatgtgtccccttaggtgatcctaaggacatgtgattatGAAATCTATGGGCTtgcagtaattcctttagtggaatttgacatatactcttagtgagttagagtatgtcatttgatcgcATAATAggaagatttgtaactcaaggattgtaaAGGTAGTCTTAAAAATGCTAATAGCTTCATCTTGTTAGACTATCGACAACTAGTTCATGGGAAGACTATATATAGTGGATAACATGTTGTAGacttgagcacttggtgtcttgttttaatatacatagggtactggaGTGTACTTGACTCTTTGTAGTGGATGTTGAGTtgacttcagaattggattccGAGGAAGCCAATATGTCTTATAAGTCCCAATAGTTCttgctctaagctcatatttcttgatgacagtttatgagagttggatgggtttttcattcacttttgtgtataagggCGTTTCGATAATTAAGGTTGCAAAAGGGTAAGTGAACGATATCTCTGGTCtgtgctaattgattaattgaagccttgtgtggttaattaatcaattaacaacatTTTTTTACTAGATTAAGTAACCCTAAGCCTATGGTGgattcaagtcacttaagcctagtaggaaatttataaatacccttttagggCTTAAGGTTTCTAAGTATTGTCATTCTCTCCCCATAGTTTAGAGGGAGAACCCTAGACTCCAACCTTGAGGTCTCCACCATTTCAGTGCCTAGACTCAAGGAGGAGTCATCAAGTGGAAGATCATGGTGCTTACAAGATCTACTACGACTTTGGAGAATTCAACATCGGCTGAAATTGATCTGAGAACATTTGAATCAAAGGTATGTGACATTATTCTCTAgatttatgttttctatggtatcAATATTGTGTTTTGAATACCTAGGTTTCCTctgtgatagatttagagagcctagGATAGATTCTTATGCACCTTAAAGTTCCAAGACATAATGGAGTAATTCAGGGTTCCTAACAATCATAACTTCAAGAAGAAATAAACttataagtcatgaaaaaactTCTAAAGACATGTTTGAACATAAAAAAACTAATCTCTAAAAGATGCAATGAatcctattttttaatattaatcaaTCCCTTCCCATGGTTTTACTGAGTTGAGTATTTATGGGCAAATGAATACCTTTTTTGGATATCCAAATTTGAGTTTTGTGTCCTTAATAGCCCTTGGTTGCGATAAAAAAACATGaccaaattaaattgaaattagaTTTCAAAAATAGTGGGAATTTGTTAGTCCAAGGAATAATTAACTTGCTAGAATGGGATATGGGCATATGCATCTAAGATCCAAATTAGAATAAGGAACATATAAGTtttcagaaagaaaaaaaaatgatccttAGCATGTATGTAAAGTAATTACACATCTAGAGGAGAGAGGGTAGCTAGGGTTTTCTTTCCTAGAAGATGGAATAGCACACAATCTaactctaaaccctaaaaagGCTAATATAATTTCTCTTGTGGgcttaagttacttaagcccCCCATGAGATTAGGTCGCTTAATCTAGTTCACtagatcctaattaattaattagcctcaatgaactctaattaattaattaattaattaattaacttaatttaaaaaactcaaaattaaataatcataagttcttttgtaattttagttttgcacaaaaagaaaattttgtgaTAGTAATCCTTGTTAGGATGGGATCATGGGTGCATGCATCTAAAATATGGatggaaacaaaattttctccCAAAAGATATATAAGAAGTGATTacataaactaaatttattttagcATTGAATCGAGCAAGAAATTATATACTTAAATGTGAAAGCTCCACAACTTTTCAACATGAAGGCtcaaaattcaatcaaattcaaAAAGTAGATCAAGAAAGGGTGATCTAAGAAGATTAACAACAAATATTCAGCAAGTTGAGTTTCTTGCCACTGACTACAAGTAGAGTCTGTTGCaccctttttcaaaaatatgtcTAGATGAGTAGTGTTTTATCCAACTCAAAAACACTACTTGGAAGAATTTTGAGTCTCGACTTCTTCAAAGAAAACTGATTGTTGACCAAGCCTACTTCTAATAACAATTGTATAGATAGTTGAGAGAAATAGACAACATGttgaatattttctattagTTGTAATCTCATGTTGTCTACATTATCCTTGATATTCGAAACAGTGCAACTAATGCAATGATTATCAATAGAAGGAAACTAAGGATAGTGGGGAGGTGACAAATCCTACCTCCTACTGATATCTATAGAAGAGACATCTTTTGATGGAGTTCTACAACTTTTAGCATTCTAGAAACTTTTTatgatgtgattttttttttctaatattttattcaattcaTATTGCTATCATTATGAGGAGAAATTTTTTAGCTTCTATAGTTAGCATGgattatttcaaatttctttaattttggaGGAAAATTCAAGCATGAATAACAACATAACAAATCCCCCATATTAATTTCTTACTCTCAAGTTAACTTTGTGATCATTTCTCCAACAATCTTGCtcgtaaaattaaatataataaacataTGATAAGAAAAGTCATTACATATTGctatggaatatatatatatatatatatatatatcaagcaataaataccaatttttttggATGAAAGAacgaagaaagaaaggaaaaaaaatgtaagcaaACATggaataaatttcataaatagtATCAGTGCTTCATACTTCATTGGTAAGTACATGGAAAATTCATATTGCAACaacatttatcaaatttaaGCTTCCCTCCATGCCAAGTTCTATTTGTACAAAAGAGCAAATAACTTATAATGCATATCAGAAGCAGCATAGTAGCATGAATATATACATTCTTCAATGAGATAGAACCATCTTCTTCGCCAATAAGGATTAATGTAGAGAAGTGCAACAAATACCAATAAAATCGTAATATATGATGCTACAAAACTTGCAGAGAAAACGACAGGATCAATGTCATACCACTTTCCTTCACTTTCATCATATAGCATGGTTGGCGGCTGATCTACAACAGTTTCGCATTTTCTCTCTATCATTGACCCACAAAGAAAAGGATTACCATCATAGCTGCTCCCATCGAATGTTCCAAATTGTGCTTTCATGTCCGGAATTCTACCTGAGAAGTTGTTATGAGCCACAATGAACACAGCCAAAAAATTTAGATTAGTAAGTTGTGAAGGAATTTCTCCACTCAAACTGTTATAAGAAAGGTCCAAACTCTCTAGTTGGTGAAGTTTTGAGAAATCCTTGGGGATGGATCCTATCAGCCGGTTATGCCACAAGTTCAATGCATGGATTGAATTCAGCTGTCCTAGTTCATAAGGGATTCTACCAGTGAGGTCGTTAGATGACAAATCCAGGCCAGACATGAAGTTGAGGATATCACCCTTGTAGATGCTATACCTGCTCTTTGTAATAAATCCAACTTCATCTTGTGGGTCGTATTGCAAATATGGATCCTCATTCCTGCCTCGCATGCTGGAGGAAGGCTCTGGTCCTTGAAGAACTGCATACTCGTAATgtctttgaaagaaaaaaatcaagtcTTGAAAAAACGCGTAGAACTCATTAGCCCCTCTCTTCCCAAAAGTCATATTATTGAAGCAATGGGGAATTGGCCCGGAGAATCTGTTATTGGAAAGATCCAATATGCTCATCTTGCTCAGCTGACACAAGGAATTTGGAATTTGGCCAATGAAGTTGTTTCCTCTTAATGACAGAACCCTCAATTCAGAAAATTGGCCAATTGAATGGGGAATTTTGCCGGAAATGTTGTTATCTCCAAGATCCAATGTCAATAGAAATTCAGGGTTTAGGACATGTTTTGGTATTGATCCCGTGAATGCATTCCCTTGCAAATGTAGATGCTTCACAAAGCCAAGGTGCGAGAAAGAGGGTAAAGAGCCAGTAAATGAGTTATAAGAGAGGTCTACATACTGTACATCAGTGAATTCATGAGGGATCCGACCATGGAAAGAATTatttcccatgatgagtgtTCTTAAATTTGTCATGCCATGCATCCACTTAGGAATTTCACCTGAAAAATAGTTGTTTCTGATATCCAAGAAAGTCAACCACGAGCAGTTCAAGAGTCCGGATAGAGTTCCTGTAAACTGGTTGTTGTCCAAAAGCAGCACTTGTAACAAAGGCAGGTTGAATTGTGTTGAGAATATAGGGCCATGAAATCTGTTGTCTGATAATTTCAAAACATATAAATTGGTGCAACCCACAGTCAACTGTGCTGGTACTTCTCCTGAGAAGTTGTTACTTGATAAATCCAAAAACCAGAGGCTACTTATATTACAAATTAAGGGTGGAATTTGACCCTCAAAAGCATTTTCTGCTAAATTCAACCATTCCAGACATGGAAGCATCTCCCCAAAATTTTCTTGGAGTAGTCCACTGAAGTTGTTTTTGGAGATATCCACACTTAAAAGGAGCATATTAGGATAAGAGGGAAGGGGAAACTGACCATTAAATGAATTATTCCTCAAATCTAGATATTCCAACCTTCTGTTATTTTCAAGCATCCAGTTTGGGAGATCTCCTTTTAAGTTATTGTGGGAGAGGTCGACTTGCAGTAAGTATGCCTGGTGAGAGAGGAACTTTGGGATATCCCCAGTGAGCTTGTTCAGATTGCAACGTGATAGCACCAATACCTTGAGCTGAAACTTGGGAACCCAAGTTGTATATTCAGTTTCCACCTCGAAATTGTCATCGTTACTTGGCAAAGCCACTACTTCAAGCTTCGAATGGTTAGCAAATGAGCTAAACGAGAACAAACCCGTGAAATGGTTATAGCCAAGATGGATGTACTCAAGAGATGTGAGGTTACTTATCAATGAAGAAGAAACACTTCCTGTGAATTGGTTAAACGAGAGATCCAACTCTCTGAGAGACTTCAAATTGCTCAGACAAGTAGGAAGCATCCCATCAAACCGGTTCCAGCTAAGATCCAACTTTTTGAGCTTCTTCATTCTACAGAAGCCTGCAAAAGCCCATACCACATTCAATCTCCCTCTCAAATTTTACTTGCCATAAGAGTATAATTTCGTCTAATTTATAAACAACTACTATCTGACTTATTCATTCGTTTTTAGTCAATATTGGAAACCAACAGATGAAACTTAGcatttcatttgtttgttgaagaaaaaagaaactaattTATGGATACATATAGGATAATGTCTCATCTGATTTTTACCTTCACTGGGTAGAGAGCTGTTGAGcatattttttctcaaagatAAAATTTGGAGAGAGGACAAGTTCCATATAAACTGGGGAATGCTCCCAATCAAGGCATTATCACCCAGATCCAGGACCTCCAATTTATTGAAGACTACCAAACCtaccaaaataaaaacaagtattAGTGTTGGGATCGGTTGAAATCATGCATCctctcaaaataaataaataaataagagccCTTTAATTAGATTCATTCTAAAATTGTTGGGTAGCAAGTCAACGGGAAATATTGTTATAATGAATCAGTTAaggtatgtttggttcttagaaaatttgagagaaaatatgaaggaatcaaaatagaaaagaaacgtagaaggaaagaaaaaatgattgaaaaaaaataaattaacttcaataaattactttcatatgtttctttaaactcatttaatttattttcctttattatataaagattaaataatttaaaattgatgtataaatttctaactaattttaattatatttgatttactttcatatttttcatagtaaaatcaaatatgaaaaaatcatttttctttcattttttttcttttcttagtacttttcgAGGACTAAATATAGCCTTAGAGGgcgtttatttttttaattttttgctgaaagtaatttgatttcaaactttacattatttatttttatacttttttatgacttattataatttttttgctgaacagaaaaaattaaaatatttagctttttctaaatgaaaaaagtaacatgttgattttttttatttactttctaatgtttaatagaaataaaatattaaaaaaataaacaacctaaaatttaataatattaaacattaaagttttattcagaattaagtaaaaaaaaaaacaaacatcaccctAGTGTTTAGAtaatagatatttaaaaaaaggtgattttcaaaagaaaacatactTAGTGTAGGTAAGAATTATTTCAAGTGATcatctaaaattttgaaagcatttttaaaatttttgcccaacatctaatttttataaagaaaacgCTTCCAAACACTCTCCCACAACCACATTCCCGTGTTGAGTGTAAACCTAATTATTCACTTCCTCATGGGTAGGAAGCAATCTTTATGATGTTAAAATTTAACCCAACGTTCTTTTAAGTTCGTCAAATTTGGAAATACTGATCAATGAATCTTGATTCTATAGATAAAACAGTGAATTTTGGCTGCCCAAATTAAGTCATAATTGGGAACTTTTGGTTGGGAAAAATGATGAATTGATgtaaaaatgaaagaagtaTATATTCCCTTGCCTTGGACTGGTAGGACATCACTGAGTTGATTATCTTGCAAGTTTAAGATCTTCAAATTGCTCATGTTAGCAAGTTCTGAAACTCAATCAAAAGAGATATGTAAGAGAATTAATTAAACATGCACACATAGGCATACACACAAGACAAGTGGCAAGAAAAATTTATGGACTTGTTATTGTAGAGTGTCCCAGTTTCATAAAATTTCAGTTAAACTTCTAACTAATCATTAAGAAAATCTTATTGAGAGATTCTTGTAATCGGGGGTTTATATTTCTACAAATaagtttcctttgtttttttttgtaggtTATTGGACAATTGGTTTTGAAGGTGAAGAGGGTttttttgaacaatttaaaGGTTCTCCCAACACATAATCTTTCCTTAAAATTTCTCAATGACTATGAACTTcttttccaacaaccttccaaCAAAGAATAAAAGTTACAAGCAAATATGAATGCAACAACACTCTCCTAACAATTTATAAAGGCAAGTCACATGTAAATGCTTCAACACTTCCCAAAATGAATTCATAAGAACAATTATCTCCCTAACTCATTTCCATTTATTACTTGATATCATTAAccaaaatgaataaaacaattattaaattcaAGATATCTAATGAATAATCACACCCATTTCAACTTATTTTTCTCTCATGCAACATATATGTCCAAGTAACCAATGATATCAAAAACTGAAAGTAAATCAAAGaatagaatgaaagaaagagacaatgacaccaaattttaatgtggaaaatcttcgaagagataaaaaaccacgggCCTACAACTGATCGAAAATGTCTATTATGAAGAACAATAAATCCAAAGTCTCCAAGTCTTTGAAAATTGCCAATTctgcataaaaatgaaaataagacaATGCAAACTGAATGGGAAAGGATGaagatttctttaaatttatgtcAGTACAAACATACCTTTAGTAGGAAAAGGTCCTTCTAAAGCGTTGCTGCTAAGCATCAGATTCCGAAGCGATGGTAACACAGCCAATGATTGAAAAATGCTCACTTCAAAGTGGTTGGCATCAAGATCCAAGGTCTTTAGCTTTTTCAATTTTGAGAGCCTTCGAGAGTCTGTAACAGAAAGCTCGAGTAAAAAGAATTAGGTGTTAAAATTCAAATCTCAACACGACAAAACAAAACCATAGCTGGAAATCATCTCAAGAAGATGTACTAAGCTGATGACTAGAAGAAAATCATAGCTGTTTTTGGTGCTGCTCATGCCAAAAAACAGGTGACATTGACATGGAAAATTTACCCCCTCGTTAATTACCTTGCATGGGCGCTGAGGCATTGAATAAATTGGCACTCAGATCCAGCATCTCCAAGTTATTAAAATTTCCTAATTCTGcacatattaaatttaaataagaaattaaacaCAAACATGTCCAAACTcctgaatatatatataaagtaattaattgaaaaaagaaCATGCCTTCAGCAGGGAATGGCCCTTGTAA from Vitis vinifera cultivar Pinot Noir 40024 chromosome 9, ASM3070453v1 includes these protein-coding regions:
- the LOC132254322 gene encoding receptor-like protein 1 isoform X1, with the protein product MLNSSLPSEGFCRMKKLKKLDLSWNRFDGMLPTCLSNLKSLRELDLSFNQFTGSVSSSLISNLTSLEYIHLGYNHFTGLFSFSSFANHSKLEVVALPSNDDNFEVETEYTTWVPKFQLKVLVLSRCNLNKLTGDIPKFLSHQAYLLQVDLSHNNLKGDLPNWMLENNRRLEYLDLRNNSFNGQFPLPSYPNMLLLSVDISKNNFSGLLQENFGEMLPCLEWLNLAENAFEGQIPPLICNISSLWFLDLSSNNFSGEVPAQLTVGCTNLYVLKLSDNRFHGPIFSTQFNLPLLQVLLLDNNQFTGTLSGLLNCSWLTFLDIRNNYFSGEIPKWMHGMTNLRTLIMGNNSFHGRIPHEFTDVQYVDLSYNSFTGSLPSFSHLGFVKHLHLQGNAFTGSIPKHVLNPEFLLTLDLGDNNISGKIPHSIGQFSELRVLSLRGNNFIGQIPNSLCQLSKMSILDLSNNRFSGPIPHCFNNMTFGKRGANEFYAFFQDLIFFFQRHYEYAVLQGPEPSSSMRGRNEDPYLQYDPQDEVGFITKSRYSIYKGDILNFMSGLDLSSNDLTGRIPYELGQLNSIHALNLWHNRLIGSIPKDFSKLHQLESLDLSYNSLSGEIPSQLTNLNFLAVFIVAHNNFSGRIPDMKAQFGTFDGSSYDGNPFLCGSMIERKCETVVDQPPTMLYDESEGKWYDIDPVVFSASFVASYITILLVFVALLYINPYWRRRWFYLIEECIYSCYYAASDMHYKLFALLYK
- the LOC132254322 gene encoding receptor-like protein 13 isoform X2, translated to MLNSSLPSEGFCRMKKLKKLDLSWNRFDGMLPTCLSNLKSLRELDLSFNQFTGSVSSSLISNLTSLEYIHLGYNHFTGLFSFSSFANHSKLEVVALPSNDDNFEVETEYTTWVPKFQLKVLVLSRCNLNKLTGDIPKFLSHQAYLLQVDLSHNNLKGDLPNWMLENNRRLEYLDLRNNSFNGQFPLPSYPNMLLLSVDISKNNFSGLLQENFGEMLPCLEWLNLAENAFEGQIPPLICNISSLWFLDLSSNNFSGEVPAQLTVGCTNLYVLKLSDNRFHGPIFSTQFNLPLLQVLLLDNNQFTGTLSGLLNCSWLTFLDIRNNYFSGEIPKWMHGMTNLRTLIMGNNSFHGRIPHEFTDVQYVDLSYNSFTGSLPSFSHLGFVKHLHLQGNAFTGSIPKHVLNPEFLLTLDLGDNNISGKIPHSIGQFSELRVLSLRGNNFIGQIPNSLCQLSKMSILDLSNNRFSGPIPHCFNNMTFGKRGANEFYAFFQDLIFFFQRHYEYAVLQGPEPSSSMRGRNEDPYLQYDPQDEVGFITKSR